The DNA sequence GCTGGAAAGaaccccctaaccccctaaccccctaaccccctaaccccctaaccccctaaccccctaaccccctaaccctAAGGTCCGACTCTCCCCTTGGGCATGACGAGCTCTGCCGCTCCAGAAACTCCTGGGCCCAGCAGCGCCACGACTCCATAAACCGAATCATTCACCATGGTCTTCAGAGCATTCAAGGGGCTGTTGTATCGCTAGAGCCAAGGACACTGGAGGGACAGCGAAGGAATGACCTTAGGGTAAGGGGAAGATGTGGCTTACATGCGACCGACTATGACCTCAAAGTCTACTGCCTCAATGATCGGGATGCAAGAAGCACCACAAGTGCAAAACCAGCTTCGACCCCTCTCGCCAACCATGTGCTAAACCGGTGTCTCTCCTGGCTCGACAAGATCAGCCAAAACACCACCAAGAAGGCGCCGGCAACTCACTCTGGACAATTCAAGGCTGTTGTCATGTCCACAGGGGGGCTAGTGAGCAGGGAAACAGCAGATGAGATCcgaagatggaggaaggagatgagcCCAGCGGTATTTgaggggatgatgaggaaaatTAGTCTGGAATTAGTGAGGGCAAGAGCTAGGACGTTTGCGAtgtgaggaggaaggagagggtaAAGAAGTGACTGTAGATATAGAAATAAAAACAGAAAATCATTAAATACAAAAGCTCGACACAAAACCAATAAACTAGAAAGCTTTTATgtatcctctttcaccccTAAGAAATTGCCCCGGTCACTGCGACCCATCCTGGAAGGAGCGGACCGGCTGGGCGTGGCAGCGGACTGGCAGGACGCAGAGGTAGATCATCTGGATGCGCCGTATGGGAATGCGTTTGATTTCAGCCAGGATCAGTAGTGTTCTTCCAGCATTGAGTAGGTTTCTAGTCATGTATGCAAGCTGTTTATTGTCACTGTTCGTCTGAAATGCAGGCTGCCACTCAATCTTCAAGATATGGAAATATTCCCCTGCGGGTCACCGTGAACATTGGGTTTAAAGCCTCCCACAATATGACAAAACGTTGTCAGCCTCCAACTTTCCCTGGGCCAGGGGTGCCACTCCAAGAAATTTCACCAGCGGTTTTGTGGATAGGGCGAAAACGCCCTCAATGATCAGAGCAGTAGATTCGCTTAGTCCAAATGTCAGGCTGCCGTCCGGTTGAGAACTAAATATTATCAGAAATAACAGTTTTAGATCCTGTTAATTATTCGTTGTCCATTCTCACCCTTCCTGACGTGATCGAATCCTACATCGTCATTACCTGCTTTATCAGTGACAGAATCGTTGCCAAATTTATCAGGTCGCTTTCGCCTTTACATGGGGCCCGGGTGCATACGTTGTCTGTTCCAAGATCTTCCCTCTCACCCGCCAAGCCAAGAGGATGTCGTAAGTGCTTCCAGTTGAATTCTCCACGCCTAGGTCGGGGGGTTAAGGAGCGCAAGCAAAGGAATGACACCTTTGGATGATAGTGGCGGAAAAGCAACTTACACTAATCGAGCCCCGATTCCTTTATGGTGTGGTGTCACGGTCCTACCTTTTAGGTGATGTAACGCAAGTCGGGTAGTCAAGAGAAAGGCCGAGGAAAACGAGAGGGGAAAGAGAGCTGGAAAAGAAGCAGCTAGGTCTAGGTGTCTGAGTAACTAAGGGCTGGGTTCCTGGACGGAAGAGAACTTAGTTTTCTATTGTAGTCGGACCTGGATGGTTTACTCCCGGACTTGCATTGAGGGATATATGCAAGAAGTAACTAACCGATAAAAACACGACTCTAATATATATCCGTCGGTCTCTAATTCGGCCCTTCCTCCATTCTGAAACATTCCGCAGGAACTGTGACACATAGTCCATCCTCCAAGAGTTAGTTACTCTTCGAACTCGTCCCTTGCCCCACAGTTCCGATACCAAGGACCAAGCTGCACAGATTGTCCGTAGGTGAATTCATAGTTCCCGTCAAACCCATCCCGAGCACTACAGTCTGTGTCAGGCAAAGTGTCCATCAAGTGCAAAACAGGCAGAGACATACCGTCTGATCTTCGATCATTACCCATCCCCGCAAGAATAGCGGCCAGTTCGGGGGGTAAGGTATCAGGCGACATAATAtcatctcctccatctATAAGAGAGACTTGGCTGACACCCTCGGCTTTTTGAAGGAGTACACTGCGGATATATCGTACGCCATTCCAGTATGGCTGTAATCCGTCAAAGACACCGATAATTCGTTGGAAGTTTGCACGTGCTGTTTTGGTGATATGGACTTCTCCAGCCGTTGAGTCTGCTGGTTGCCTGGACTGACCGGGGGCTATTTGGGAAACTGCGAGGAATGTGAGCAACGCGGGCTGTAGGAAGGATGACTTACGGAATGTTCGAGCAGCAATGTAGAGAGGGTAGTTGATCCATGGCTGAGTGATGGCTTTGGGATCTATCTGCAAGCTTGCGTTAGTGTTGATATCCGAAGTAATGAGGTGAACAAACCAATTCTGCAAAGATCGCGATATCTAAGATGGTCTTTGCCGAGCTCGCAGATACCTCTTTCCCCGCAACGCCATCCAGTTGCCGACTCTCATTCGGGATTGGGGAAACCAAGAGCGATGGGCGGTATACAAGGACAATTAGTCTGTTAGAGTGAGCCAAAATAATGACGGCACCGAAGAAGCGGTACGCACGTGTGGAACCATAACTGCAATCCAAATCAGTTGAGTCACGAGAACAGAGAAATGACTCACATTAAGCAGCACAAATGCTCCACCTTGAGCTATCGCAGCGTACTTCTGGAATGTAAAGGTCTCAAACCGCAAATCAACCGGCAGAGAGGTGCTAAATTCGTTCAACTGACTTTGAGCTTGTTCAAGAGCCACTTCATCAATTGTGGTGGTGCATTTGTCGACCAATATACGAGTGACACGATCTGCGAGGCAGAAGATGCGAGTCATGTACGGGTATGGGTTCGTGAGAGTATGTCCGCTGGGTGTTGTGAGCGGTGGAAGCGAAGGCACTTGATCCAGACTTGTTTTATACATCCCCGCTCGACCAGCTATACGAGTCATGTCAGCTTCTTTCTGTAGGAAGCCAAAGGTATACCTACTACCAATAGACATAATGGCATCCATCATGAACAATGCACACCGTAATGACTGGTGCGCGTCCTGGTCTGGATTGTCACTTGATGGTGTCTGATTCTCAAAGGTGTCAAGACCTGGAAAGATATCAGTAGGAAGTATCTGGCTTGGCATGGAACGACGCACCAAGGTCCTGACCCATTCGCAGCGCCATGCCTGAATACCTTTAAACTGGATTAGCCCTCTAACAATGCCCGTTGGGAAGCTCACATCCATAGACCCTGCTTTCATCAGCGATCTATATCTAGTGCCATGAGGACAACGTACCCCATCTCTGTCCTGGGAAAATTCATACCAACTGATGAGCAACAATGTTTGCACCATCTCTATCGAAGCTACTGCCAAGTTCCGAGTCACCTGTCCTTTGGCTTTCGATGCCCAGATTTCTCTTGGCGAGCCGGCATCCGCACTCCCTAATATGGGTTGCATTCCATATACCTGCGAATACCTCGCTGCCAAGGCACAGACGATGTTAAGCAAATGAGGAGGCGGACACGATGCCAGGAAGCCCTGATCATCCATTGATAAATCTaagaagggaaaaaagTAACCGAAATGAAGTCTGAAAATCGGCAAGAGTTCTTTGAGGGCATCAATGGACTAATTCCAGTCAGCTCACGACAACAATAAGTAGTATTAAGTTATGCAGGACTAACGGGTGATTCTCCATCGGATGTCATGATTATTTGATCGCTTTGCAACACCGGATCCCAAGGTAAAGCGGAAGGCACTCTGACCGGGGATCCAGGTGCCGATACATCGCAGACCACTTGCTTGTACCCCGGGGCTATGGCAGTAGGTCCACTAGGATCAAGTCAGTCCTGACGTTTCTCTTCATCAAACGTGGGAGCAACTAACAAGAATCTACGATACATCAGCATGGTCTAGAAGTACCATAGGGTGACGTACCGGAAATAGGGCACCCTGAAGCGAGCTTTTGGGTGAGCGCCAGATCGACGGTCCACATTCGATGTATTGCTTGTATTCTCCCACATTTGACCTGAATCAATGTCCGATGCGGAGGTATGAATTCCAGCGGCTGACTCAGTCCTGGATGGAGCTTTTGCGCTCATGTTCCAAGAGGGCATATCCAGAGCATTTTGGTCAACATTGCCCATCCCATGGTCCCCTACATCGCCTGCAGTAAGGTTCCCCCATGGACTTCGAGCCCAATCCGGAATGGGATGGGCGACGAAGGATGTCGAGGCATGTTGCGGCGCGACGGCGAAAATGTTGAACGGGGGCACAAACGGGTTACTGTCAAATGAAGATGATCCCACCATGGGCTCTGGTATATTTGAGGTTTGAATGAATAACGGAGCAGCCAGTGCTGAATCGGGCTGGTCACTACCGGAATCCTTCTTCTTAGTACCCTCTCTTTTCCGCTTCCGAACAATCGGATATTCGCATTGTACTGATCCTTTTGCACAGGTCGTGCATATCGGTTTATCACCCGAGCATTTGATTTTTCGGGCACGACA is a window from the Cryptococcus gattii WM276 chromosome L, complete sequence genome containing:
- a CDS encoding uncharacterized protein (similar to TIGR gene model, INSD accession AAW43794.1) encodes the protein MSAQVHLDSPELRSPSAEIDEPTSPSKLSGGQEHTKVKRATVACSACRARKIKCSGDKPICTTCAKGSVQCEYPIVRKRKREGTKKKDSGSDQPDSALAAPLFIQTSNIPEPMVGSSSFDSNPFVPPFNIFAVAPQHASTSFVAHPIPDWARSPWGNLTAGDVGDHGMGNVDQNALDMPSWNMSAKAPSRTESAAGIHTSASDIDSGQMWENTSNTSNVDRRSGAHPKARFRVPYFRGPTAIAPGYKQVVCDVSAPGSPVRVPSALPWDPVLQSDQIIMTSDGESPSIDALKELLPIFRLHFGYFFPFLDLSMDDQGFLASCPPPHLLNIVCALAARYSQVYGMQPILGSADAGSPREIWASKAKGQVTRNLAVASIEMVQTLLLISWYEFSQDRDGVFRHGAANGSGPWYTFGFLQKEADMTRIAGRAGMYKTSLDQVPSLPPLTTPSGHTLTNPYPYMTRIFCLADRVTRILVDKCTTTIDEVALEQAQSQLNEFSTSLPVDLRFETFTFQKYAAIAQGGAFVLLNTILDIAIFAELIDPKAITQPWINYPLYIAARTFLSQIAPGQSRQPADSTAGEVHITKTARANFQRIIGVFDGLQPYWNGVRYIRSVLLQKAEGVSQVSLIDGGDDIMSPDTLPPELAAILAGMGNDRRSDVLGMGLTGTMNSPTDNLCSLVLGIGTVGQGTSSKSN